Sequence from the Ailuropoda melanoleuca isolate Jingjing chromosome 10, ASM200744v2, whole genome shotgun sequence genome:
tctccAGGAAGACAAAGCTTGGGCAAATCAATAAATGCTGAATTAATGAGAAGGAACTAGTGAAGAATCTTTAAGGGggaattttctctccctctaagCTGGGGAGCAGAGACCTCTATTATACCACGACTTCCACTGTAATGTTATAATAAGCATATGATACAGTATAGTCCTAGAGGAGTTCCTGAAGGTAGGAAAGAGGATCCTTAAGTTACATTCAATGTTTTTGAAAGGATgacaaacattttattattgatGGTTACTACTTTGTGAATACATACTCAgttctatctttgtcaaatacaAAAGATCACTAGTTTCTTGACAAAACATGGGGTCtgtataaagaaaaacagaaggggtCTCTTGGTGGCAAAAGGATGGAAAGAGTCAAGGATTGCAACTCAATGAACATTTCTACAAATGTCCTATAAACTGCATTCTAAGGCAGACTTCTTTATAAACATTGTTAGATTAAGAAACTGCTAAATTCTCATTAAGTGACTTCGTTCTGTCACTTACGcatcatatacatacataaacatttcTATAATTGAGTTATTCTGAATTTGGGGCAAAGTGTCATGAATAATAATGGGTATCTTTTGAATATAAACTGGAGCTCTAAATTAGAGTCCTCGAAGTAGCCAAGTCATATGCCACTGTTCCTGACTCCTAAGCAGTTCAGCTTCTCTCAAGAAGTCTTAGCGATTTTATCAGTTTGTACTGCTATGGAACATGTCttatctttgtccattttttaaaaaaaattaacattagaTTTCAGAATCATAAAAGCACTCATCAAGCGAGTGTGAGAATGGCTCAGTTTCTCTGGAGATCCCAAACAATGTTCTTTTGATTCAGTAAAATCAGCTCTTTGTATTTTAAGAGTCTACTTTTCccttgaaaataatttgcaaataacACAATGCCTAAAGATGTAAATCGGAGGTccaattttattatgttcagtgcAGAATTGGGCAATCATTCCTTGCAAGATAGTACATTGTGACCACTTGCAACTGAAATCCCAAAGCCACCACTGTTAAGTGCTTGGCTCCGCATTCCAGGAGAGGCTGTTAAGCATAAGCAGCATCAACAACCCAGAGGAGGCCACTATCtagtgtgcctgtgtgtgtggccTCTGACATACTAGTGTTATCAGACCAGCTGCAGACTATGGCTTGACggtttttttctgtgtgtaagGGTAAACCTCAAGGCCAAATCCTCCTAGTCATCTTGCAGTGCTGGTCATGGGACCACAGCGGAAACAGCTTCCAAGAGAGGATGGGATCGCCAGCACTGCCCTGTTGCTGATGCAAATCCTCCCAACCAAGGCTCTCTCGGGTCTCTGCCAAGAGTCGGCCTGGAGAACCCAATTGCTACCTCCGTACTGCTGTATTGATTGCACTTTGGCAGCATCCGGGATTCTGTACCAGGGTCGGTAgcgggaggggaggagatggtgGGCCCCTTTGCGAAACATAACGCCGGAAAGGACAGAAGGATGAATTTATTGTGGCCAGTGGTCCCCAAGCTGGAAGGAAACTCAAGGCTTTGAGACTCGGGGAGACGCTTTATAACTCCAGCTCTGCTTTCAAAGCCTCACTCCCCACGAAGAGTGGTGGCCACGGCGGGCCAGCTGTAGGGGATGCGGCCCGGGCCGAGGTAAGAAGACCTTCCAAGGCTCCACCGCCCGGCGTCCAGCCGCCCCGGTAGCAGTGAGCTCCCACTTGGAGGCGTCACAATGGGCCGAGGCCTGCGGAGGCCGCGCGCGCAGCTCTCCGGGGCGGAGCCGCCGGGCCGGGGCTGGGACAGTGTCGGGGCAGCGGAGGCTGCGGCAGCCGGGGGTGGCGGGGGTGCCCAGCCTTCCAGCTCGGAGGTCGCCGGGGCGGGGAGGATGCCGCAGCCCGAGTCGCCGAGCCCGGCCGCGGAGCTTCCCGGCCCCCGCCGCTGCGGAGGGGCTCAGAGCGTGGCGCGGCTCGGGCGGAGCTAGAGGCGGGCGTCTGCACCGCGTCGCGCCACCCGCAGTTCCCCGCCTCCCGCCGGGCCCGCGAGCCTGTCACGGCCGATGCCCTGACCGCGGGCGCAGCTGCAGGGTTGGCAGGGTGCCGCGTTCGGGGAGAGGCTTGAGGAGTCCTGGCGGCGCCCGAGTCCACCGGCTCCGGACGCCGGTCCCCGGGGGCACGCGCCTCGGCGCTCCTCCCTCCCGCCCCTGCTCCTCCTCGCCGCACGAACCTCCCCCGAcccctccttccacccacccTAGAGGATGCGCTCCCCCGCGCAGAGCAGCAGAGGCCACCGCTCCCAGAAATGCGTGCGCCGGATCCCCTTCTCCCGGACCCGAGGAGCCGGCGCCCCCGCCCTGTAGGTAGGTGGGTGAGGCGCGGACTAGCCCTCGCCGCCGGCCGCAGCTGATGCTGCCGCTGGGGAGAGGCGGGGGGCCGGGGCCAGGACCCGCCAAACTTGCCTCCCGCCCGGGCTCGGCACAGCGCTCGGAGGTGTGCTAATGGCGCTGGGCGCAGACCCTGTTAACCTGACAACCTCTTCTGGAGCTCGGAAGGCCGAGCGGTGGCGAAAGGGAGCTTGACCCTTCCCCGCCCGCCCCCCTCCGGGACCGGTGGGCTGCGCGcggcgggcgggggtggggaagacCGGTGGGCTAGTGGCTTTTTTGGGGGccggggtgtgggggagggaggagtacCGTTGGATTCTCAGCAGCTCAGGTAGAAATATGTCACCGTAATGTTTCGGCTGAATGAGCAGATGCGTTCTTCCTGTTTTAGCTAAACGTGTAGCCCCGCAAAGCGTTATTTTAGCAGCACGTAGAAGTAGCCggggatttttgtattttttggaactGGCTGTCTGGTGTATACAGTTGATGGCTCAGTCCCTTACAGTCAACATTTTAGGGCCAGTTAGGGAAGGTCCTTCTAGACGTCAGATTTTCCCGGAGGTAGATGAGGCTGGGGTATTCTGGTGCTGCCTACTCAGGACCCTCCTGATTTCGTGAAGGGATGTGTTTTAAGAGTGGCAAGTTTGATACAGGTGTTGGGAGTTGAGAATCTGCTGGAAGGATGCACCAAGCGGCCAGCAGAGGCAGCCTTGGGCGCAGCCTAGCTTGCAACTGGGTGTTATGGTTTGTATTTTTGAGAAGCTCGTttatgaattctttcttttccccccagttgTGAAGTTCATACATCAGGGCTTTGGACAAGATTATCTCTCCACgggctatcttttttttttttaatttcatattaagCAAGAAGGTTTAGAGTTTTGTAAAGTAGATCATTGTGAACTTCAATTTTATATTAACGTATTAAGGTTCTTTGGAAAATGAACCAGTGTCAGCTCCGGGAGGACAGAGTCTTGTTCAGTTCTGTAATCCTCGGCGTCCGATGCATGATGGTTGCTCGTTAGTTATTTGTTGAGTGAACTGTGTTTCAGGCTTCATCTAAAGACAGTTTAGGATTACAGTGTATTTGTCCTCTGGCTTTTGAAATTTAACTGGAGTTGTAGAAATTGCCTGTTTATGGAAAGTGtcaaattaaattgttttaacGTTTAAGTATGAATTTGGGCATTCTTAGGAGCACATgctgtcctttttaaaattgtattattaaatGAAGTAATTCTCCTCAGCCCCTAATATAAGTGCATTTCATGTCTGAGCTTGCAGGTTTTCTAGTCTTGTTGGCAATCAAACATATTTCTATTAAACTCtcaaacataatttcaaaaatacagttCATGTTTACAAGAAAATTCTTTGTTACTCTAGAGGTAACAGTGTTTGGATTAATAAGTGACATATTAAATCCATTTAGGCTTGAGTTGTAGATGATCtaattataatgtattttattacagataaaggtaaaaataaagcacttaggGGTGTCCGTGGTTCCTAAGTGATTCAAAATACACGGTATAGAGACGTGTTTTCAACTGTACAGGTTTCCCTTAGTATATAAGCATATCAATTTCCAGATTTGACAGTTTGCATGCGTTGATGGTGTAGTGGTGAGCATAGCTGCCTTCCACATTTCACAATTTGGAAATCAGGGTTTTGGAAGATTCAGTGCCTTTTTGcttatacattttatgttatcttGGAAGAATCAAGGATAACTGCATcatatttcatttgctttattttcgcACTGTTTCctgtcttgattttgtttttattttcctgttacgTAAGCTTTATGAATCAAGCTTTATCAATCAACCTCTTTTCAATAACTTTGTTTAACACACTTATCTGGGAGTGgtccagtcttttctttctttttttctttactttttggtcattttattattattttttaagattttaagtaatctctacaccccacatggggcttgaactcacacccccaagatcaagagtcatatgctccacagactgaaccagccaggcactcctttttactcattttaataCCTTGCTGCTACTACCCCAAAGATGTATTTCATGAAACAACAGTAAGCCATAGTTTATTACTATTGCCTTTCCAGCCTACTTGGGCTTTTCCTAGATGGTGAGGGAATCgcacttttatttaaaaggtgGTAAGTAAGATTGGGGGAACCAGCAGTGGGAGGGAACATATGAAAAATACtatgatttattaaaatgaagcaaaaatctTCCCCCCAGGAaagataattacattttatacatCTTACATTTATAATCAAGAATATATGAGCAGTTAATTCACATTGTTTTTACTTGTTCACTTTAATTTCCCAAAAGAGCCCTACCCTGTGGTTACAGTAAACTCTTTTTACTTTGTTGCAGATAATAAAcacttttttgttcatttgacaaataGAAATTGAGTACTTAGGCTGTGCTGACACTCTTGGCCTTGAAACCAGTCAAGTAAGAGCCAGTTTTTAATGTCAGAATGGGAGAggcatttttctgtgtgtgtcctGCATCCAAGTGCGCAATGCCTCTGTGATTGGATGACTCACGATCAGGGCCCTGTCTGGTGAACCCCCAACACCCTGCCTCTATATGCACCACTGGAATGCAAAGACCAGGTATAGTCTCTCCTATCTTTCTGTATCTTTCCTAAGGTTTTGTTGCTAAGACCTCTATACCTTCCTTGCTAAACGTTATttacagtcctttttttttttattccaagtcttttttttttttatcccagcccataatttttgttgttctttatatCCAATGGGATCCACTTGGTTTACATATGTTAGAACCAAAATTGTTATGGTTGCagagtatgaaaaagaaaatttgtatgaCCTTGAATTTCAAATATGGGAGGTGGTGGTTGAAGAATAATTGTCTGCTAACCTCCCCTGAACAATGGCATCGAATGCCTTTATTTCTGTATATGCCAGAGAATATCAGTTGTCAGCTCATAGATTTGATCTGAATCTTAATTGAGAGAAATGACGGTTCTAGAAGGTTGGAGGAATAAAGGCCATAAAGTCCACCCATTCCCTTCCAATTCTAGATGTTAGACCAGGAGTCTAGccaaattttcagaaatgatgTACTTTGGTGACCTTGTTTTGCATCTTTTGCTCccctacctgcccccccccacccccaattgtGCACACGAGGAGGGATTCTACTCCTAACAGTAGTCACAAGGAACCTACTGTTAGGTTACTTAAGAGATGTGGTTACCAAGATCATCATTCGTTTTGCAACTCTTGTGTGAAGACCCAGGCAAGTTCCATTTAGCTATAGAGGCCAGAGAAAGGCTTTACTTGCCCTGCACAAATGTTGTGTGCCTTTTTTTCATCATGTAAAACTAGCATCAGATAATTGATTATATTTCCCTTTCTGATTTGGCAACTAGCAAATGCAGAATCAAATTTGCAACTCGATTTTAATAACCCTATAAAAACCTATGACCTAATATTGATGTTCTAACTTTCCCTTTGGTATTGAGCTGCTGTTCTACcttgtttttcttgattttgatttttatctaattatattttcccactttattgaatttattatttaaagctgACTCATACCCTTTGTGAAATAAGGCAAAACGTAATAcataaaaccaaatgaaaacattCACAGAATTGATCTCTGGACACATATGTTTTTGGTTAGCAGGTTTAATCGATTCCATTAAATATGTTTTGAACAAGTATTGCAAGTTTAGTATATCTGAGGTTATATATCCAAATGGAAAATAGTGTTCCCTCATTTAGCAAAACTAAATTCCACTTATGTATACTTGATCTTATATAGCCAAATGGAAAACAATGGTCCATAGTTTTGCAAAACtgaattccatttattttgtattattaaatttatgtCCACTTACCACCAATTTAAAATTGGTCAAACCATTGAATTTTAAGTCGATTATTTCTGGAATCTACCTTACGTGCTTTTTTAGGCTGAATAGGAGATTCATTccgtataatttttaaaaagtcatttttaccCAAGGGGCTAGCCTAAACTAGCTTAACACTCACCACGCCAAACCTCAAATCTGACCTCTTTCATATCAGTAGTTTATTTGattcatctttgttttaatgGATCAGGTGAACAGAGTCTTCTTTGTACCTCGTTTATTTATCATAAAGTTTAAAAGATCAAGCTCAGTTAATTGACCAAACTTTGATTCTGGTGTTTTGACAACTACTTGTTAAGTTGGTTGAATTTAACCAGGTAGTTAGTTACATTTATATGATGTCAAGTCAGTTTGATAATGTTTTCACCCAGGTCAACAGAGAGATTGGCTCTTCTTAAGGTTCAGTCATGGGTGTGGTCCAGGAGCCTTTGGGGCAAAAATAATCTGAATTCAAAAGTGCAACATGAAACCTTAGAGTTGTTTGAGGGATGTGGGCAAATTTTTACACAGAAGCATTTCATTTCAATAACGtctatgtcttctttaaaatttatttttgtggcagATAATACCTTCATGTGATTCAATAGGTACAAATGGGTATATGATAAAAGGATTCTCTCATCCCCTTTCCCCAGTTACATGCTTCCGCTATCCACTGGCAATGACTGCTATCCCTTAACTGGGAATCCtctggtgacttttttttttttaaagatttttatttatttatttgacagagatagagacagccagcgagagagggaacacaagcagggggagtaggagaggaagaagcaggctcacagcagaggagcctgatgtggggctcgatcccataacgccgggatcacgccctgagccgaaggcagacgcttaaccgctgtgccacccaggcgcccctctggtgaCTTTTTATGTGTATGCAAGCAAGTATGAACATTCGGCCTCTCGTTTTATCTCCTAACCATTTCTCGAATtcccttctctccattcccactgCCCTTGTTTGGCTGCTCAGATGCTTTGGACAGTTGCCTGCTTTTTACTTTCTGCTACGTTTCAGCTTTCCACTTTTCAGCCAGTCTTCCTTCTCAGCTTTCCTCTGTGGACCATCCTACACAGGAAGGAGTCCGCCAGAGATCTTGGTGGTCTCTGTGGCTCTGAGGAATTCGTCTGTTGCCCCTGTACCTCCCTGTCATGCATTTGGCCTGCAGTTGTTCtggaccccccaccccacccctgccccaaacTATGGACCCTTTATAAAAATCTGATGGAAGTTCACGGTCTCATCACACACCACGCACCATTTTGCCTGCACATCCTTGGGTATGGACCCAAGTTAAGATCTCTGCGGTCACACAAAACTGCTTGTCACTTCTTGCACGTGCATGCCATATGACTTTCCTTCTCCGTGCtgttgttccctctgcttggaacgCACTGTGCTCCCATTTTTCCTTAGCAAGCCACACTCAGTTCTGGTGTCTTCTCTAGGGGCCATTGTTAGTTGAGATTCCCATAAACTCATGGAGACTTCCTCATGTAAGTTAGTGCCCCAAATCAGTCTCCGTACTGGGAATAAGCATTTCTCATAAATAGCAAAATTGCTTTTCTAGTAGAAATTAACTGTGATTTTGGATAGCATGCTAggattggtttaaaaaaaaaaacccaaaaaagccCAGGTTGAAGCTTTTGTTTAACTGTTCATCCCTCTTCTACtctttccccagccccccagtAGATTACATACCTGTATCATTTTCTCTAGCATCCTGCCTTCTCTAATTCTCTCTCAAACATTGTGTTAACACTCATTCAAAATAACTTTCATGTTTATTTTGCCCTCTTCTCAGAGAGTGTCTTTATGCCTCCGCCCTTGGGTTTGCCTCTGTAATTGATACATAAAGTGGCAAGAGCTTCCAAGTAGAGTGCCATTAAACATTGACCCTGACAGATGACATGAACATGACATGACATGGAGAGAGTGGTCTGTCCTAAAAAGGGACTCCTCTGCATGCGAATGAGGTATTTTTAATTCCAAGCCAAGTAATCAGGGTGTCCTGTGTGCTAAGTTTTATTGCAGTGTGTCTGGCACGAGGTAATTTGCTGTTGACTGATTAACAGAGGATTTAGAGAGTAAGAGTATAATAGTGTTTGTTCAACACTGTTCATGTGGAATCCTGACTGGTGGATGATTCTGATCACTAATCAGGTATACCTTGTAGAGTAGGAAAAATTCACGAGATGGCTTTGTAGGTATGAGATCCTTCAAGATCTTTCATTTTCCTGCTGTAATTCCGACTTCACTCAGCAAACATCAGATTTACTGATTTGTTTCCTCAGACATGTTGATCCTAGGGTGTCCTGAGTGGCAGTAATGAGTATTGTAGCCATTGGAAAAGAATAGCCCCTGCTGTATGATATAAAGCATAGTTTCAGGCCATTAGTGCATTGGGAGGGCCTGCCCAGTCCCTGGTGTTTATATCTGAGCCCTCCTCCCTCTGCGCTGGTGATTCCCTCAACATGCTGCCTGTCTGTTGGGTCCAGCTGAAACAGCTTGTTAGCAGCCCTCTTGATATCTCAAATCGTAGCACTTTGCAAAATAGTTTCAATTTAATATGCCTTAACTCTTCAAAAAGCATTCTAGTAAGGAATTGttttagtccattcaggctgctgtaacaaaataccacacactgggtggcttatacaCAGCAACATTTGTTGCTCACAGGTCTGGAGACTGGACGTCCGAGATCAGGGGGCCAGCATGGTCGAGCTGTGGCGAAAcctctcttccaggttgcagacaGCTGACTTCCCATCGTGTTCTTACATGGTGGAAGGAGTTAGGGATCTCTCTGGGACCTCTtttatgagggcactaatcccgtTGATGAGGGGTCTGTTCTGATCTCATGACCTGATCACTTCCCAAGGGCCCCACCTAATACTATCACCTGGACATTAGGtttccaacatatgaatttgggggcaggggacGCAAATAGTCTATAGCAGGAATAGGAAATTCACAAAACAGTAACTGtaaatagccaagacatgaaaacatattCAACTTAATTGCACCAAAGGAATGTAGATTGTCATTAGAGTTTACAAGTCCATAATGGTGCTGCAAAGTTGAGGTTGGGTCTTATTCCTTTTTCATGGATGGTGAAAGAGTATGTTGGTATACTTAGGTTGAGAACAGTTTAGCTAGTAGAATTTTTTGGCACCAATGTTTCCATTCTAAGAGTACATCCTAAGGAAATCAGGAATGAGGCTTAATTTTAGCGATTAGCATAATGTCTCTGGGGAGCATGTGGAATGGTCAAGGGGTTAAGGGGAGGGATAATGGAGCCAGTTGCCCAGCTTGGAATCCCGTTTCACTGTTTACCAGCTATGTGAACTTAGGCAAgttcatttctctttgattttctcatctataaaatgaagatagtaGTGTCTACCTCCCACATAGTACTGAGAATTAGATAGATGAATATATGCAAAGtactggcacagagtaagcaacTGTAGTAATTAGTTATTATCAAGGGTGATAGTTGGGAAATTTGAGACAAATCCAACAGTGGAGTCATTTTTTAAGAGATGCGTAGTATACCAAACTCTGTGCACAGAAGGATCctaatttgattttcaaatgcaCCTGCatagaagaaaagacaggaaggTGACAAAAGAGTAAAGCTTTTTCCCCACTGTTGGGATCATAGGCGatttctatttttcacatttgcATTATCCATGTGTATTATAATGATACTTGttagaaattactaaaattaaggTGTCCTAAGATTCTTATATTCTCAACTTTTCTTTAGCAAATGCATATTCATTTTGacatattttactttctcttcctcctttcaaaGCTACTAATATTTCACTTCCCCAACATTTTCACCCACGTGCCATCTGCTTCATATTTTCCTGCACTTAGCTTGCTTGTTTTGGGTATAGATCAGCCCCAAGGCTAGTTCTTCAAGAATAAGTAGACCAAATGAAATGATGGATGACATTTTAGTGGTGGTGGCTTTCCTATGGATGTTTAAGCCAGAGAATGCAGCTAAGGCAACTCTGTTGTctccacatttcaggtgctcgtCCCTATCTCCTACTCCCCATCTCAATGAACTCGGCGCCCCAGTACTCCTCTCACACACTCAGGGTAATTCCTGCCTCCAGCCTTTTGACTGCCCCCTTTATCTGAAATTTCCTTGCACGTTTCTTCCTTTAAAGCCAACATTCTGCACAAGGTTGATGCTTaattccatgaacactttcccagACATCTACccttgattttaattattttggcaCTTAACTATTTGTGCCACAAATTAAATACTGGCTTGTTTTATGGCTTAGTTGTTCTTACAGTAAGCTGATAGGACTGTGTTTCATATTACTCCGTGCCCTTCCGTTTTCTAGCAGTGTTGTTCACATACGTGTACATGGGACTCAGGAAGATTGGGTGGTGTTGTGTTGATAATATTCTTGAGATGATTTATGAGTTTTCTGCTCCATCTTTCTTCTGTCcaactttctccttcctttcttttgaaaatcagaatGTTACCTCATTGGTTCTCTCAGTCATGTAGATATTTACCTGAAGTTTTGATAATAAATTTCCATTCTTAAAGCCTAAAAACTAAAGGGCTCAATTGCAGAGAACACCGTGGTTAGCAGTGGATTTGCAGTTGGGGTCCAGTAATATACAAACTAATCCTAATTGCAAGGAGACCTCTATCATCAACTCAAAAATATTGCTTGTTTGATCAAGACAATTTAATGAGTCTTCCAGAGAATGTGCTTAAAGTTCATAAATATGACAGATTCTCATAGATCTTGCATTTCCTGGAAAGCCAAAAATCCTAGGATATGTTTTCATATATCTACCCTCATAGTCTGAAGCAGTGGTTTCCCAGCTCGGGTTCATGTGCCCCATGAGGATAAGGGAAGAAATTGCTAGAATGTCTGTTTCATCTTTTCAtgacttctgtttttgttttatgttttataatgcATATATTAGTGCAGAATACACGTTTTTCTttgtaagtaaaaatatatacatattaggATTTTATGCTCAGATACTTTTATTGATGTGAAATGTAACTTCTAAAAATGGAGACCCCTGATCTAAGTAAAAGGCGAGACCTTATCGTTACATGTCCTGAAGTCAGTTTCTGTTAGGTATTTAGCCATAACAGATTAAAAATGAACTTATTAAACATAAATCCTGTGCTAGCCTAAACTAGGAATCGTCATTTGTGTACGTGCATGTGCCTGTGCACATAAAACATAAGACACATTCCCTGCCTTTAGAGAGCTTATAGTCTGATTAGAAGGATGGGGCATGATGAACAATCAATTAGAAAATGGTGCAAGataggggacctgggtggctcagtcagttaagcgtctgcctttggctcaggttgtgaacctggggtcctgggattgagtcctgcatcctgctccctgccctgtggggagtctgcttctccctctccccacccctaatctctcatgaataaataaataaaatctttaacaacaacaa
This genomic interval carries:
- the LOC117804218 gene encoding leucine-rich repeat extensin-like protein 5, producing MATHRLPQTSLAFTSCVSTDLSQLCFQSLTPHEEWWPRRASCRGCGPGRGKKTFQGSTARRPAAPVAVSSHLEASQWAEACGGRARSSPGRSRRAGAGTVSGQRRLRQPGVAGVPSLPARRSPGRGGCRSPSRRARPRSFPAPAAAEGLRAWRGSGGARGGRLHRVAPPAVPRLPPGPRACHGRCPDRGRSCRVGRVPRSGRGLRSPGGARVHRLRTPVPGGTRLGAPPSRPCSSSPHEPPPTPPSTHPRGCAPPRRAAEATAPRNACAGSPSPGPEEPAPPPYDCGFEKHRTPLLFL